ATGCATAGAAACTATAAAGTCTTTATCATATCCAAAAAAGGCACGGCATCCATGATTTACAAAGTCTATCCCGAGTTTAGCAGCCGTTTGACAGGCAAAAAAGTGCACCACCTTGTTACACAATTCCTCAGTTCGAGAATTCGCTATGTCAAAAATGGGATTGTAATGCTCTCCCATATATGTTGTATCAGTGCCGTGTCCTACGCCGGTTACATAGACAATATCTTTCTGACATATCTCTGACTCAACGTAAATACGACGCGCAGTCCTGCCCTGACAACGTATAATTTCAAACCCTTTGGATTCCAAGTACGGGTAAACATACCGGTTTCGATAGTCGTAGGAGGCTTTTGTAATCTGATCGTAGCTGGAATCAATAGCAAGGATTTTCAAGACAGGTTTCAAGTCAACGCGTCGTCTTTATCAAGACAAGATAACGTTCTCATTTTCCGCTGTTACAGTTTTTTTCACAAGCACGCTCGATTAAACGTTCAATCATTCGCTGCTCGACCTCAATTAAGGTACATCCTATAGGCGTTCGGGCTTGCACTTCGTTAATAGCGCGTTTTTTGTCCAGTATCCCAAGACCAAGAATACCCATATCATATTGGGGGCGTTGTCGAATACGTTCCGCAACCAATTCGGCTTGTTGTTCAGGAGTCAATTGGACAAACGAAAACCGTGCGGGTTCTTCTTCTACCACTTCCCGTAAAGAGAGCCATTGCCCGTTAGGTGCCATAGCCACTGGACGGCTCCAATGGTCTTCGCGAGGCATTGGTGTGTTATTCGGCATGGATGTCTCCTCAATACTAAGTACTCATAATCAAGATGATGCTTTTCACTATATCACTCAGAGCCGTTAATAAAAACTGAATTAATTATACACATTGCAACTTAAAAATTCAAGTGAAATAGCGCAGGTGTGTGTAAAGAGCCTCCAGTCTGATAGCCACGGTTTCCTAACCGTATCGAACACCCAGGCCCGGTAGGTGCGGTTTCCTAACCGCACATCGGGAGAGAATTACTCCATCTCGAATTTATACCGCCAATATGGATAATCTCGCGATGATGCCACTATGCCCTTTCTTACAGGATTCATGTAGCAATAATGAATAGTTTTGTTTAATGTTGTCTCCTTCCGAATTCCCCAATCGGTGTAACCTTTCTGCCAAAGGGATCCGTTTCAAGATAGATGTTTGTTAATTTGGCGAGCAGTGAAAAGCTTCAGGGAGTGCAAGACTTTTGAGAGTGTCTGTCCCTCTTCAAGTTTAATGACCGTGTGTATATGGTCTGGCATTACCATGATGCATATCCATTCAAGACGGTTCTGTGTTTCTAACCAGTCAAATGTATCAAAGATAATTGATGCGACTTTGTTATCGGCGAGAATCTTCTGCCGTTGATGTGTGAAATAATGATGTGGTAATATGCCCCCGGTATTGAAACCCTACCTTTGTATCGGTTGTGGCTGCGGTATCTGGAAGGGGTGGTCATATCTGGTTTCTCTCATTATTCGGTGCGATTAGGAAATCGCACCTACTGGGTCTGGGCAAAATCTATGCGGTTGGAAAATCGCCTCTACCGGAACTGGAATGTTCGGTGCGGTTAGGGGATTTAGTCTGGGGATAGACTAAATCCGTAGCGCAAGTCGCGTGTGGACTTGCGGGACAATGTATTACATTCCGCACCTACCACGCCCGATTATAAATAGTTACTCGAAAGGCTTCAATATTCCGTCTTTTACGATTAGAACCCGCGGTGCATAAACAGCGTCTCCATCGGCATTAAAAGAGAACTTACCCAAAATTGTGTCAAAGTCTCTGATGTTCGCCAGTGCGTCCCGAACTGCCATTGCATCGGTGGATTGAGCGTTCTTAATTGCTTCCGCTAAAATATAGACAGAGGCATACGACGCCGAAGCAAAGGCGTTTGGCACCATACCGTAAGTCGCACTATAATTCTGAACGAAGGCTTGATTTCCCGGTGTGTCATCTGTGGGGAGCCACCCTATGAAAGTTATCGCATCTTCAGCAGCGGCACCCGCGGCTTCTACCTCAACACTGGTTAATGAACTAATGATAACAGGCGCAGATATGCCGAGTTGGTGTATTTGAATCAGTATCCCCGGTTTTTCGGGTGGCAATGCGGAGATAAAAATAGCATCCGGATCCAACGCTTTTATCCCAGTTAATTGTGCCGAGAAATCGGTATCGCCACTTTGGAAAACTTCGGTGGTGAGGACCTCAATACCCTTTGCAGTGAATGCTTCCTGCAATGCGATGTCTCGATCTGTGGAAAAGCCATCGGTTTCGTCATACATCGTAGCCACTCGTTGATAGCCGAGTTTTGCATGCGTTGCCTGGATGCCTTTAGGAACCACAACGTCTGTCGTGAGCGGGATACGAAAGACGAAATCCCCAATTGCGCTAAGACCTCGTTCACCGGATGTTGGACTAATTGCCACGACCTTGTTTTCTTGGGCGACCCAAAAAGCCGCTTGGGTCGCACTTGAAGATGCAGGACCGAGAATCACAGACAGACCGTCTTGGTGAATCAGTTTGTTGAAAGCGTCAACCGCGCCGTCTGGGGTACTGGTGTCATCCTCAAGGATGAATTTAACTTTTGTACCACTGGGATATGCGTTGTTAATTTCATCGAGGGCAAGGTCAATGCCCTGTTTCATGAGTTCACCTGCGGAAGCTAAGTGCCCTGTCAAAGGTAAAACGAGTCCGATGGGAATCTCATTGCCCTTATCTTCTGTCTGGGATGTAGTCGGTTGGACAATTTGGGACATCCGCTCACAAGCGGAGAAGCCTATTATCAAAGTGGCAATTGTTAGGATAAATGTAAGTGATTTCAATTTGATCTGTTCCTTTCTTTTTATACTTATCAAACCCGCATGACGACTGGGAAAATGAGCGGTGTTCGTTGCATCTGTTTCGAGAAGAACCGGCGGAGCGCGCCCCGGATCTCGTCTTGGACTGTCTCCGTCTCCTGCTTCTGTTCATCGCTCAAGTTCTCAATGACGCTCCGGGTAATCTCTTTCGCTTCCTCTATGAGTTCTTCCGATTTATCCATGTAGATAAATCCACGTGAGATAATTTCTATCTGTTTTTTAACTTTACCTTGCGGTTCGGTCAGGTGGGTTGAAATTTGAGAGTCGTTCTCTGTAGATTCGCCCTCCATTTCATTAGGGGCTACGGTTCCCTCGAACTGCTGTCCGCTCTCTTCCTGACTGTTGGCTGCTGGTTCCGACTTGTTCTCACCCGTATCGCTGTGCAAAACGACGACTGGGACGACAATACCGTCTTCGGCGAGTTGGATACGATCGCGCAGAACAATATCCTCAAGTTCAAATTCTGGTTTGCCATCAACAAGGACACGTCCGGAACGTCCCTCGCGCCCAAAGACCTCACAGGTCTCCGAGGTCAACTGAATGAGCTCACCATCTTCAGCGACCTTGATGTTGTCATTCGGTATACCCACAGACTCAGCAAGTTCGGCATGCCGCATCAGGTTTTGATATTCACCGTGCATCGGTATGAAAAACTTAGGTTTCAGGAGGTTGAGCATCAACTTCAGATCTTCGCTTGACCCATGACCTGATACATGAACGTCTGCATTGCGTTCATGGTATATCTTCGCGCCGCGTCTGAGTAGATGGTTGACGACGCTTCCGATAGCCTTTTCGTTGCCGGGAATGATCCGGGCAGACATGACGACGGTATCCCCCGGTTCTACTTTTAAAAACGGATGATTGTCAAGTGCCATCAATGCCAATGCGGAGCGAGGTTCACCTTGGCTGCCGGTGCTTAAAATCATGACCTCGTGCGGTTTGAACATGGAGGCATCGCGCGCATCAATGAGGTAAGCCGGATTCAGGTTGAGGTACCCGAGTTCAGAGGCGATGCGGATATTGTTGAGCAGAGAACGTCCGCTGACGGCAACAAGCCGCCGGTGTATATTCGCCAAGTCAATGAATTGTTGGATACGGTGTAGACTTGAAGAAAATGTGCTGAGGAACAACTTCTGCTCAGTCTTCTGAAATATAGTGTCGATCGTCCCATAGATACTTCGCTCAGAAGCGGTTTGTCCGGGTTGCTC
This genomic window from Candidatus Poribacteria bacterium contains:
- a CDS encoding ABC transporter substrate-binding protein, which translates into the protein MSIKRKEQIKLKSLTFILTIATLIIGFSACERMSQIVQPTTSQTEDKGNEIPIGLVLPLTGHLASAGELMKQGIDLALDEINNAYPSGTKVKFILEDDTSTPDGAVDAFNKLIHQDGLSVILGPASSSATQAAFWVAQENKVVAISPTSGERGLSAIGDFVFRIPLTTDVVVPKGIQATHAKLGYQRVATMYDETDGFSTDRDIALQEAFTAKGIEVLTTEVFQSGDTDFSAQLTGIKALDPDAIFISALPPEKPGILIQIHQLGISAPVIISSLTSVEVEAAGAAAEDAITFIGWLPTDDTPGNQAFVQNYSATYGMVPNAFASASYASVYILAEAIKNAQSTDAMAVRDALANIRDFDTILGKFSFNADGDAVYAPRVLIVKDGILKPFE
- a CDS encoding ribonuclease J, with translation MEFEEIKGNVSIIPLGGLGEFGLNMMVYETENDIIVIDTGFMLPNADMPGVDLIFPDIHYLVERQEKIRGILLTHGHEDHIGALFYVLRQLDVPVYGTQLTLAIASGRLREYNVLGKAQLNTITPGDTVELGDFSAEFIHVTHSIPDAVAIALRTPAGIIVHTGDFKFDMTPVDGKLSDIQTLARLGEEGVLLLVSDSTNAEQPGQTASERSIYGTIDTIFQKTEQKLFLSTFSSSLHRIQQFIDLANIHRRLVAVSGRSLLNNIRIASELGYLNLNPAYLIDARDASMFKPHEVMILSTGSQGEPRSALALMALDNHPFLKVEPGDTVVMSARIIPGNEKAIGSVVNHLLRRGAKIYHERNADVHVSGHGSSEDLKLMLNLLKPKFFIPMHGEYQNLMRHAELAESVGIPNDNIKVAEDGELIQLTSETCEVFGREGRSGRVLVDGKPEFELEDIVLRDRIQLAEDGIVVPVVVLHSDTGENKSEPAANSQEESGQQFEGTVAPNEMEGESTENDSQISTHLTEPQGKVKKQIEIISRGFIYMDKSEELIEEAKEITRSVIENLSDEQKQETETVQDEIRGALRRFFSKQMQRTPLIFPVVMRV